A window of the Pleomorphomonas sp. T1.2MG-36 genome harbors these coding sequences:
- a CDS encoding DUF2125 domain-containing protein, whose translation MKWTKRVAVWSIVAVAILWTGVWFGARWWLADSVRKSVADLAANNGLIVDCANERIGGWPFRLVLTCGDGLVVAFADGGRLETAGARGEGYVFNPRRLDFHFDAPTSYATPDGRRLDLSASEFAATVGFSRGRANRLVIRTEDLSATGPLAGGTEGKLTIGRGDLMLARLDDRPDDADIAATVDGLGLTVGKTALTPLPVRLTLAATLAQADMAMAGPAALAGWKAAGGKLMLHRLAAELGGATLTLDGEGSVSEAGLVDAEGRVTGRNLNSLAASATAAGGSLTPELAGLVMAFVFMGTTADDGGRSIGLKIEEGVVSANGREIGRVAPLF comes from the coding sequence TGGTTGGCCGATAGCGTCCGCAAGTCCGTGGCCGACCTCGCGGCGAACAACGGCCTCATTGTCGACTGCGCCAACGAGAGGATCGGCGGCTGGCCGTTCCGGCTGGTCCTCACCTGTGGTGACGGGCTTGTCGTCGCGTTTGCCGATGGCGGCCGGCTCGAAACCGCCGGTGCGCGGGGCGAAGGCTATGTCTTCAATCCCCGTCGGCTCGACTTCCATTTCGATGCCCCAACCTCCTACGCCACCCCGGACGGCCGGCGGCTTGATCTGTCGGCGAGCGAGTTCGCCGCGACCGTCGGCTTCTCTAGAGGTCGCGCCAATCGGCTTGTCATCCGGACGGAAGACCTGTCGGCGACCGGTCCGCTTGCCGGGGGAACCGAGGGAAAGCTCACGATCGGGCGCGGCGACCTGATGCTGGCGCGCCTCGACGACAGGCCCGATGACGCGGACATCGCCGCCACCGTCGACGGTCTTGGCCTGACCGTCGGCAAAACGGCTCTGACGCCCCTGCCCGTCCGCCTGACGCTGGCCGCCACCCTCGCCCAGGCCGATATGGCCATGGCCGGTCCGGCGGCGCTGGCCGGCTGGAAGGCCGCAGGCGGCAAGCTCATGCTGCATCGGCTGGCCGCAGAACTCGGCGGGGCCACGCTCACTCTCGACGGCGAAGGTTCGGTATCGGAGGCGGGCCTTGTGGACGCCGAAGGGCGGGTCACCGGCCGCAACCTCAACTCGCTGGCCGCCTCCGCCACGGCCGCCGGCGGCAGCCTGACGCCGGAACTGGCCGGCCTCGTCATGGCCTTCGTCTTCATGGGCACGACCGCCGACGACGGCGGCCGCTCCATCGGCCTCAAGATCGAAGAGGGCGTCGTCTCGGCCAATGGCCGGGAAATCGGACGGGTGGCTCCGCTATTCTGA
- a CDS encoding prephenate/arogenate dehydrogenase family protein — MTDAVFPRLAIIGIGLIGSSIARAARLNGLVDEIAISDLSPIILKRAEELSLGDSYHAAAGDAVVDADLVIACVPVGAAEAVAKAIAPRLKPGAVVSDVGSVKGSVVRQMKPHLPDNVHFIPAHPVAGTEYSGPDAGFAELFVNRWSIVCPDEGTDPKALDRLIAFWAGMGANVESMSAERHDLVLAITSHLPHLIAYNIVGTAADLEKVTESEVMKFSAGGFRDFTRIAASDPTMWRDVFLHNKDAVLEVLGRFQEDLFALQRQIRWGEGDRLYDLFSRTRAIRRGILTLGQDAPEADFGRSHKAPLNPPSE, encoded by the coding sequence ATGACCGACGCCGTGTTTCCCCGTCTCGCCATCATCGGCATCGGCCTGATCGGCTCGTCGATCGCCCGGGCGGCTCGCCTCAACGGGCTCGTCGACGAGATCGCCATATCCGACCTGTCGCCCATCATCCTGAAACGGGCCGAGGAACTGTCGCTCGGCGACAGCTACCACGCGGCTGCCGGCGATGCGGTGGTCGACGCCGATCTGGTGATCGCTTGCGTGCCGGTGGGCGCCGCGGAGGCGGTGGCGAAGGCGATCGCGCCGCGCCTCAAGCCCGGCGCCGTCGTGTCCGACGTCGGCTCGGTGAAGGGCTCGGTCGTCAGGCAGATGAAGCCGCACCTGCCGGACAATGTGCACTTCATTCCCGCCCATCCGGTGGCCGGCACCGAATATTCCGGCCCCGACGCTGGCTTTGCCGAGTTGTTCGTCAATCGCTGGTCGATCGTCTGTCCGGATGAAGGCACCGACCCCAAGGCGCTCGACCGGCTCATCGCCTTCTGGGCCGGCATGGGCGCCAACGTCGAGTCGATGAGCGCCGAGCGGCACGATCTGGTTCTGGCCATCACCAGCCATCTACCCCACCTCATCGCCTACAACATCGTGGGCACCGCCGCGGACCTCGAAAAGGTCACGGAATCGGAAGTGATGAAGTTCTCGGCCGGTGGCTTTCGCGATTTCACCCGTATCGCAGCTTCCGATCCGACCATGTGGCGCGATGTGTTCCTGCACAACAAGGATGCGGTGCTGGAGGTGCTCGGACGCTTTCAGGAGGATCTGTTCGCGTTGCAGCGCCAGATCCGCTGGGGCGAAGGCGACCGACTCTACGACCTGTTCAGCCGCACGCGCGCCATCCGTCGCGGCATCCTGACGCTGGGCCAGGACGCGCCGGAGGCCGACTTCGGCCGCTCGCACAAAGCGCCGCTCAACCCGCCGTCAGAATAG
- the hisC gene encoding histidinol-phosphate transaminase has protein sequence MSDTSLVPVPRSGILDIDLYVPGGSKAAPGKKLHKLSSNETPLGPSPKAVEAYQRIASKLELYPDGSSTELRQAIAETHGLNVDRVICGNGSDELLHLLAECYLSPGDEAIYSEHGFLVYRISILAAGATPVVAKEEAYTTDVDAILAAVTPRTRMVFLANPNNPTGTYIPMAEVRRLHAGLPGNVLLVLDAAYAEYVRRNDYESGIELVASAGNVVMTRTFSKIHGLAALRIGWLYGPKAVVDVLERVRGPFNLNAAAIAAGAAGMRDRAFVEAAIEHNGRWSAWLTAELGKLGLTVTPSVANFLLVHFPETGKTADAADKALLAEGVVVRKVGGYGLPNALRMTVGSEEACRRLVEVLTVFMKGPA, from the coding sequence ATGTCCGACACTTCTCTGGTGCCCGTTCCGCGCAGCGGTATTCTCGACATCGACCTCTACGTTCCCGGTGGATCGAAGGCGGCGCCGGGCAAGAAGCTTCACAAGCTTTCCTCCAACGAGACGCCGCTCGGGCCGAGCCCGAAGGCGGTGGAAGCCTATCAGCGGATCGCGAGCAAGCTCGAACTCTATCCCGACGGGTCGTCGACCGAACTCCGGCAGGCGATTGCCGAAACCCACGGTCTCAACGTCGACCGTGTCATCTGCGGCAATGGCTCGGACGAGCTCCTCCATCTGCTCGCCGAGTGCTACCTGTCGCCCGGCGATGAGGCGATCTATTCCGAGCACGGTTTCCTGGTCTATCGCATCTCCATTCTCGCGGCCGGTGCGACGCCGGTGGTGGCGAAGGAGGAGGCCTACACCACGGACGTCGACGCCATTCTCGCCGCCGTGACGCCGCGCACGCGCATGGTGTTTCTCGCCAACCCCAACAATCCCACCGGAACCTACATTCCCATGGCAGAGGTACGGCGCCTGCATGCCGGCCTGCCGGGCAATGTGCTTCTGGTGCTCGACGCCGCCTATGCCGAGTACGTCCGCCGCAACGACTACGAGAGCGGCATCGAGCTGGTCGCCTCGGCCGGCAACGTGGTGATGACGCGCACATTCTCGAAGATCCATGGCCTTGCCGCATTGCGCATCGGCTGGCTCTACGGTCCGAAGGCCGTCGTCGACGTCCTGGAGCGGGTGCGCGGGCCGTTCAATCTCAATGCCGCGGCGATCGCCGCCGGCGCCGCGGGCATGCGCGACCGGGCTTTCGTGGAAGCCGCGATCGAGCACAACGGCCGCTGGAGCGCCTGGCTGACAGCCGAACTCGGCAAGCTGGGGCTGACGGTCACGCCGTCGGTTGCCAACTTTCTCCTGGTGCATTTCCCCGAAACGGGCAAGACGGCCGACGCCGCCGACAAGGCGCTGCTTGCCGAGGGCGTGGTGGTGCGCAAGGTGGGCGGCTACGGCCTGCCCAACGCGCTTCGCATGACCGTCGGGTCGGAGGAGGCCTGTCGCCGGCTCGTCGAGGTGCTGACGGTTTTCATGAAGGGGCCCGCATGA
- a CDS encoding DUF1294 domain-containing protein: MADFALPAAYLCAVNALCFAAFAYDKHLARVGKWRISERTLLVLVLAGGTPAAYAARHFVRHKTRKQPFVALLHVIALLQVTLVIVAVTWLDSLVAR, encoded by the coding sequence TTGGCAGACTTCGCCCTTCCGGCAGCCTATCTCTGCGCCGTCAATGCCCTCTGTTTCGCCGCCTTCGCCTACGACAAGCACCTGGCTCGAGTTGGCAAATGGCGGATTTCCGAACGGACGCTGCTGGTGCTGGTGCTGGCGGGCGGCACGCCCGCCGCCTATGCGGCCCGACATTTTGTCCGCCACAAGACGCGCAAGCAGCCCTTCGTCGCGCTGTTGCACGTGATCGCTCTGCTGCAGGTGACGCTCGTCATTGTCGCGGTGACGTGGCTCGATAGCCTTGTCGCTCGGTAG
- a CDS encoding AEC family transporter translates to MIAIALDVLPIFLLILIGYLLVRFGVMKAEVGDGLSDFVFTIAMPTLLFKTVATAHVEGSSPWTIWVAYFSGVAVTWAAGHLAVTRLFGRDARIGVLAGVSSAFANNLFIGLPLVQRIVGDDGVVALSILLCAHLPVMMIAGTVLMEQAERQTGGRPPQPVSAVLRQVGRNLVRNPLVVGLALGSLWQLTGLPLTGVVGIVVNDIGDIAGSAALISLGMALMKYGISDGIKPALVTSAFKLFLLPASVYAASRLLGLDATWTAALVLTSSVPTGINAWLIANRFGVGHGLASSSITITTAVGVVTTTFWAWLLG, encoded by the coding sequence GTGATCGCCATTGCCCTCGACGTCCTGCCCATCTTCCTGCTGATCCTGATCGGCTATCTCCTCGTCCGTTTCGGCGTGATGAAGGCGGAGGTGGGCGACGGCCTGTCGGATTTCGTCTTCACCATCGCCATGCCGACGCTCCTGTTCAAGACGGTGGCGACGGCGCATGTCGAGGGCAGTTCGCCCTGGACCATCTGGGTGGCCTATTTTTCCGGCGTTGCCGTCACCTGGGCCGCCGGTCATCTGGCGGTGACGCGGCTGTTCGGCCGCGATGCCCGCATCGGCGTGCTAGCCGGCGTCAGTTCCGCCTTTGCCAACAATCTGTTCATCGGCCTGCCGCTCGTCCAGCGCATCGTCGGCGACGACGGTGTCGTGGCCTTGTCCATTCTGCTCTGCGCCCATCTGCCGGTGATGATGATCGCCGGCACCGTGCTGATGGAGCAGGCCGAACGGCAGACTGGCGGTCGGCCGCCTCAGCCGGTCAGCGCCGTTCTCAGGCAGGTCGGCCGCAACCTCGTACGAAATCCTCTCGTGGTCGGCCTGGCGCTTGGCTCGCTGTGGCAGCTCACCGGTTTGCCGCTCACCGGCGTCGTCGGCATCGTGGTGAACGACATCGGCGATATCGCCGGTTCGGCGGCGCTGATTTCGCTCGGCATGGCCCTGATGAAATACGGCATTTCCGACGGGATAAAGCCGGCGCTGGTCACCTCGGCGTTCAAGTTGTTCCTGTTGCCGGCCTCCGTCTATGCGGCGAGCCGCCTGCTTGGCCTCGACGCAACCTGGACGGCCGCGCTGGTGCTGACTTCGTCGGTGCCGACCGGCATCAACGCCTGGCTGATCGCCAACCGTTTCGGCGTCGGCCATGGCCTTGCATCGTCGTCGATCACCATCACCACGGCCGTCGGGGTGGTGACGACCACCTTCTGGGCGTGGCTGCTAGGGTAG
- a CDS encoding YbhB/YbcL family Raf kinase inhibitor-like protein — MFEKTAMLKCLVAAAALAGFALPANAFELSFRWGATPACDSGRPAAVDSPEFALANVPPGTRVITFEMMDLNAPDFRHGGGTVPYTGEDLVPAGAFRYLGPCPPAGPHRYMWTAKARDRGTTFGRTLGEATATRSFPD; from the coding sequence ATGTTCGAGAAGACCGCCATGCTGAAATGTCTCGTCGCCGCCGCCGCGCTTGCGGGCTTCGCCCTGCCGGCCAATGCCTTCGAGCTGTCCTTCCGGTGGGGCGCCACCCCCGCCTGCGACAGCGGCCGTCCGGCCGCAGTCGACAGCCCCGAGTTCGCCCTCGCCAACGTGCCACCCGGCACGCGCGTCATCACTTTCGAGATGATGGACCTCAACGCCCCCGATTTCCGCCATGGCGGTGGAACGGTCCCTTACACCGGTGAAGATCTGGTGCCGGCAGGCGCTTTCCGTTATCTCGGTCCCTGCCCGCCAGCGGGCCCGCACCGTTACATGTGGACGGCGAAAGCCCGCGACCGTGGCACCACGTTCGGCCGGACGCTGGGCGAGGCAACCGCCACCCGTTCGTTCCCCGATTGA
- a CDS encoding SlyX family protein, producing the protein MIADNPDARIDALEEKIAYQDQVIEDLNTAVTDQWREIDTLKRLVSSLLDEVKEMELASRVTVGREPPPPHY; encoded by the coding sequence ATGATCGCGGATAATCCCGACGCACGCATCGATGCGCTGGAGGAGAAGATCGCCTACCAGGATCAGGTGATCGAGGACCTCAACACGGCCGTTACCGACCAGTGGAGGGAGATCGACACGCTGAAGCGTCTCGTTTCGAGCCTCCTCGACGAGGTCAAGGAGATGGAACTTGCTTCACGGGTGACGGTCGGCCGCGAACCGCCGCCACCCCACTACTGA
- a CDS encoding methyl-accepting chemotaxis protein, producing the protein MFSIHSVSAKIAAIVLLAIAGLATIGYLGYSDLRSELLGQKKLALQDQVQTAQSMIEGFRDRALKGEMSLAEAQEAAKAVLRPVRFGPDKNYFFIYEADGKNVLLPGKPELEGKSLIDMKDVNGKPLIRDMLAIAKAGGGNYEYLWVKPGDKDPSLKLAYATMIEGWNWMLGTGFHVADIEVSLAASTRRIGLITLVSLLMLGALSFVVARGIAGPLSRLTRSMDRLQGGDLDAEISGATRKDEIGLIGRAVARFRDLQRERIAAEAEAEAARAAAMERSRRDALTGLADGFDRSFRETSAGIESTATGFERVASDLLAVSDHTRRQAEASAEAGRQAKDNVQAVSSAAEELSASIAEIVAQVDKAAEISSGAVRETARATEVIRGLDEASGEIGKVVALIQEIADQTNLLALNATIEAARAGEAGKGFAVVASEVKQLAAQTSKATDEISRRIGVIQSATGEAVSATGTVEQSIERVNEVASSIAATLDQQNAAVSEITRAISSTLTAVGSLAADMMRLMENAEASDSKSQEVAAQARRMLGDTKALQAEVDRLMQEMRAA; encoded by the coding sequence ATGTTCAGTATTCACTCCGTGTCCGCCAAGATCGCCGCCATTGTTCTGTTGGCGATCGCCGGGCTCGCGACGATCGGATATCTCGGCTACTCCGATCTCCGCTCCGAGCTGCTGGGTCAGAAGAAGCTTGCACTTCAGGATCAGGTTCAGACTGCCCAGTCGATGATCGAGGGCTTCAGAGATCGCGCGCTCAAGGGCGAAATGAGCTTGGCCGAGGCCCAGGAGGCCGCCAAGGCGGTACTGAGGCCGGTGCGTTTCGGCCCCGACAAGAATTACTTCTTCATCTACGAAGCGGATGGCAAAAACGTCCTCCTGCCGGGCAAGCCGGAACTCGAGGGCAAGAGCCTCATCGACATGAAGGACGTCAACGGCAAGCCGCTTATCCGTGACATGCTGGCGATCGCCAAGGCCGGCGGCGGCAATTACGAGTATCTGTGGGTCAAGCCCGGCGACAAGGACCCGTCGCTGAAGCTCGCCTATGCGACGATGATCGAAGGCTGGAACTGGATGCTCGGCACGGGCTTCCACGTTGCCGATATCGAGGTGTCCCTCGCCGCGAGCACCCGCCGCATCGGTCTCATCACCCTCGTTTCCCTGCTCATGCTGGGGGCACTGTCGTTCGTCGTGGCGCGTGGCATTGCCGGGCCGCTTTCACGCCTTACCCGTTCGATGGACCGGCTTCAGGGCGGTGATCTCGACGCCGAAATCTCCGGTGCGACCCGCAAGGACGAGATCGGGCTGATCGGCCGGGCGGTGGCCCGTTTCCGCGACCTGCAACGCGAGCGTATCGCGGCCGAGGCGGAAGCGGAGGCTGCACGGGCCGCCGCGATGGAGCGGTCACGACGCGATGCGCTGACCGGGCTTGCCGACGGCTTCGACCGGTCGTTCCGCGAGACTTCGGCCGGTATCGAGAGCACGGCGACCGGCTTCGAACGCGTTGCCTCGGATCTGCTCGCCGTGTCGGATCACACCCGGCGCCAGGCGGAGGCTTCGGCCGAGGCCGGCAGGCAGGCGAAGGACAACGTGCAGGCGGTGTCGAGCGCCGCCGAGGAACTGTCGGCGTCGATCGCCGAAATCGTCGCCCAGGTCGACAAGGCCGCCGAGATCTCCAGCGGCGCCGTGCGCGAGACGGCGCGGGCCACCGAGGTGATCCGCGGTCTCGACGAGGCGTCGGGCGAGATCGGCAAGGTGGTGGCACTGATCCAGGAAATCGCCGACCAGACCAATCTTCTCGCCCTCAACGCCACCATCGAGGCGGCACGCGCCGGCGAGGCGGGCAAGGGGTTTGCGGTCGTGGCATCCGAGGTCAAGCAGCTCGCCGCCCAGACGTCCAAGGCCACCGACGAGATCTCCCGGCGCATCGGCGTCATCCAGTCGGCAACCGGCGAAGCCGTGTCTGCCACCGGCACCGTCGAGCAGTCGATCGAGCGGGTCAACGAAGTGGCGTCGTCGATCGCTGCGACGCTGGACCAGCAGAATGCCGCCGTTTCCGAAATCACCCGCGCGATTTCCTCGACGCTGACCGCCGTCGGCAGTCTCGCCGCCGACATGATGCGTCTGATGGAGAACGCCGAGGCGTCCGACTCGAAGTCGCAGGAAGTGGCGGCCCAGGCTCGCCGAATGCTCGGCGACACCAAGGCGCTGCAGGCCGAGGTCGATCGCCTGATGCAAGAGATGCGCGCCGCCTGA
- the ureG gene encoding urease accessory protein UreG, with product MTKTANGPLRVGVGGPVGSGKTALMDALCKALRDRFEIAAITNDIYTREDAEFLTRSGALPPERIAGVETGGCPHTAIREDASINLAAVADMNQKFPDLDLILIESGGDNLAATFSPELADLTIYVIDVSAGDKIPRKGGPGITRSDLLVINKIDLAPHVGASLEVMDRDAKLMRKGRPFVFTDVRRGHNVADVVRFIEEQGGLVG from the coding sequence ATGACCAAGACTGCCAACGGTCCCCTGCGCGTCGGTGTCGGCGGTCCGGTCGGGTCCGGCAAGACCGCCCTGATGGATGCGCTCTGCAAGGCCCTTCGCGACCGCTTCGAGATCGCTGCCATCACCAACGACATCTACACGCGCGAGGACGCCGAGTTCCTGACGCGGTCGGGAGCCCTGCCGCCCGAGCGCATCGCCGGCGTGGAGACCGGGGGGTGCCCGCACACGGCGATCCGCGAGGATGCCTCGATCAATCTCGCCGCCGTCGCCGACATGAATCAGAAATTCCCCGATCTCGATCTCATCCTGATCGAATCCGGCGGCGACAACCTGGCAGCAACCTTCTCTCCCGAGCTTGCCGACCTCACCATCTACGTCATCGACGTCTCGGCCGGCGACAAGATTCCCCGCAAGGGCGGGCCCGGCATCACCCGGTCCGATCTTCTGGTGATCAACAAGATCGACCTTGCCCCGCATGTCGGCGCCTCTCTCGAGGTGATGGATCGCGATGCCAAGTTGATGCGCAAGGGACGCCCCTTTGTATTCACCGACGTTCGTCGCGGCCACAACGTGGCGGATGTCGTTCGCTTCATCGAAGAGCAGGGTGGCCTCGTCGGCTAA
- a CDS encoding urease accessory protein UreF → MTDPSAGAALPRLMTWLSPAFPVGAFTYSHGLEWAVEDGTVTTAAALTTWLSDILRHGAGRSDAILLAHAFRAAAEGRAEDLQEIAELAYALQPSKERRLESGAQGRAFVTAIADTWGAPTLVDLARSLTPDPVAYPVAVAIAAADHRLPLADTVEAYLTAFAANLVSAAVRAVPLGQTEGQRTIRDLVPVVSVMAGEALNASLDDVGGAALRADIASMAHETQYTRLFRS, encoded by the coding sequence ATGACTGACCCTTCGGCCGGGGCAGCGTTGCCCCGCTTGATGACCTGGCTGTCGCCGGCCTTCCCGGTCGGCGCCTTCACCTACAGCCACGGTCTCGAGTGGGCGGTGGAAGACGGAACCGTCACCACGGCGGCCGCGCTAACCACTTGGCTGTCCGACATCCTGCGACATGGAGCCGGCCGCAGCGACGCCATCCTGCTTGCCCATGCCTTTCGTGCCGCGGCCGAGGGGAGGGCTGAGGATCTTCAGGAGATCGCCGAGCTCGCCTATGCGCTGCAGCCCTCTAAGGAGCGCCGACTCGAGAGCGGGGCGCAGGGGCGCGCCTTCGTGACCGCCATCGCCGATACCTGGGGCGCGCCGACGCTTGTCGATCTTGCAAGAAGCCTGACGCCCGACCCTGTTGCCTATCCGGTCGCGGTCGCCATAGCCGCTGCCGACCACCGTTTGCCGCTTGCCGATACCGTCGAGGCCTATCTCACCGCCTTCGCCGCCAATCTCGTTTCGGCGGCGGTGCGCGCGGTGCCGCTCGGCCAGACCGAAGGACAGCGGACGATCCGCGATCTTGTCCCCGTCGTCTCCGTGATGGCGGGCGAAGCGCTCAACGCCTCGCTCGACGACGTCGGTGGCGCCGCTCTCCGCGCCGACATCGCCTCTATGGCCCACGAAACCCAGTACACGAGGTTGTTCCGCTCATGA
- a CDS encoding urease accessory protein UreE codes for MITATRILPAGTWSGTPVDTLALERDDRHRRRLVMRCVGKTVFLLDLKDAAVMKDCDALELEDGRLILVQAVPERLLEITAASPAELVRVAWHLGNRHLPAQFLGDRLRIRYDHVIEDMLKGLGATVAPVLAAFDPEGGAYGHGEVHGHDHDHGEHDHTHEHGPERHHHDHGEAGAHHHHHDHVHGDDCGCGHDHSHDHSPHGDSHKHD; via the coding sequence ATGATCACCGCTACCCGCATCCTTCCCGCCGGCACATGGTCCGGCACGCCGGTCGATACGCTCGCTCTCGAACGCGACGATCGCCACCGCCGCCGTCTCGTCATGCGCTGCGTCGGCAAGACGGTGTTTCTGCTCGATCTCAAGGACGCCGCCGTCATGAAGGACTGCGATGCGCTCGAACTCGAGGACGGCCGGCTGATCCTGGTGCAGGCGGTTCCAGAACGCCTGCTGGAGATCACCGCTGCCAGTCCGGCCGAACTGGTCCGCGTTGCCTGGCATCTCGGCAACCGCCACCTGCCGGCGCAGTTCCTCGGCGATCGCCTGCGTATCCGCTACGATCATGTCATCGAGGACATGCTGAAGGGGCTCGGCGCCACGGTGGCGCCGGTGCTCGCCGCCTTCGATCCCGAAGGCGGGGCCTACGGCCACGGCGAAGTCCACGGACACGATCACGATCATGGGGAGCACGACCATACCCATGAGCACGGACCGGAGCGCCATCATCACGACCATGGCGAGGCGGGCGCCCATCATCACCACCATGACCACGTCCATGGCGACGATTGCGGCTGCGGCCATGATCACTCGCACGATCACTCCCCGCATGGCGACAGTCACAAGCATGACTGA
- a CDS encoding MFS transporter — protein sequence MSVRFSRGRLRLVGVLAVTQVTGWGTTFDMPGVMARHMAPDVGLTIDVSFFGLTLMMLIIGLTGPMIGKAVRRMGAARVLALGSVASGAGLALLAGADGPVGYFIAWAMIGAAGSMALSVPAYAAAVEREGAAGRRTIGVLMIFTGVSSTIFWPILNAIDGLAGWRVTLLAMAGLHVLVCLPLHIWALPPVGDHPAEPEEGRRLTVDLPADRTTQAFFHVGVISVAFSFTTFGLAAAYLELLRSVGASVDYALWLGSVRPVLGIAARAADLAIDGRGGPLVTTLASALLMGGAFLLLPAASGTGWILPAFVVFYGLGAGLSAMARAVLPLAFFPVEEFSSRSGRLALPMNVANALAPVVFVTVIHGAGPTAAAMLGLALMVATLVSATLLAKLAPTSLPPSARTDIS from the coding sequence GTGAGCGTGCGCTTTTCCCGCGGCCGTCTCCGCCTCGTCGGGGTGCTCGCCGTGACACAGGTGACGGGGTGGGGAACGACCTTCGACATGCCGGGCGTCATGGCGCGGCACATGGCGCCGGATGTCGGTCTTACCATCGACGTATCGTTCTTCGGCCTGACGTTGATGATGCTGATCATTGGGCTGACCGGTCCCATGATCGGCAAGGCGGTGCGCCGGATGGGTGCGGCGCGTGTGCTGGCGCTCGGCTCGGTGGCGTCAGGTGCCGGTCTCGCCTTGCTCGCCGGCGCCGATGGACCGGTCGGCTATTTCATCGCCTGGGCGATGATCGGAGCGGCCGGTTCTATGGCCCTGTCGGTGCCTGCCTACGCGGCGGCGGTGGAGCGCGAGGGCGCGGCGGGCCGGCGGACCATCGGCGTGCTGATGATCTTCACCGGCGTTTCATCGACGATCTTCTGGCCGATCCTCAATGCCATCGACGGCTTGGCAGGCTGGCGGGTCACTCTCCTGGCAATGGCTGGCCTGCATGTTCTGGTCTGCCTGCCGCTGCATATCTGGGCGCTGCCGCCGGTCGGGGACCATCCGGCCGAACCGGAAGAGGGGCGCCGGTTGACGGTCGATCTTCCCGCCGATCGCACGACGCAGGCCTTCTTCCATGTCGGCGTCATATCGGTGGCCTTCTCCTTCACCACCTTCGGGCTCGCCGCCGCCTACCTGGAACTATTGCGCTCGGTGGGCGCCAGCGTGGACTACGCGCTGTGGCTCGGCAGCGTCCGGCCGGTGCTGGGAATTGCCGCCCGCGCCGCCGACCTTGCGATCGACGGGCGTGGTGGGCCGTTGGTCACCACGCTGGCGTCGGCGTTGCTGATGGGCGGCGCCTTCCTCCTTCTGCCGGCCGCGAGCGGAACGGGCTGGATCCTGCCGGCGTTCGTGGTTTTCTACGGCCTTGGCGCCGGCCTGTCGGCGATGGCGCGGGCCGTTCTGCCGCTGGCTTTCTTTCCAGTCGAAGAGTTTTCGTCCCGGTCCGGCAGGCTCGCACTGCCCATGAATGTCGCCAACGCCCTGGCGCCGGTCGTCTTCGTGACGGTCATTCACGGTGCCGGTCCGACGGCGGCGGCGATGCTCGGTCTGGCCTTGATGGTCGCGACCCTTGTCTCGGCGACGCTTTTGGCTAAGCTCGCTCCAACATCCCTTCCTCCGTCCGCAAGGACCGACATATCATGA
- a CDS encoding bleomycin resistance protein → MTVKLVPELNVDNLERALAFYVGLAGFRIRYQRPEDRFAYIEREGAELMMEETFGPGRRWHPAPLEHPYGRGINFQIEITNVTELYTRLREAGCAFVLDLEEKRYRVGDRSEGQRQFVVVDPDGYLLRFCEAIG, encoded by the coding sequence ATGACGGTGAAACTCGTTCCGGAACTCAACGTCGATAACCTCGAGCGCGCCTTGGCCTTCTATGTCGGTCTCGCCGGCTTTCGCATCCGCTACCAGCGCCCCGAGGATCGCTTTGCCTATATCGAGCGCGAGGGCGCCGAACTGATGATGGAAGAGACTTTCGGGCCGGGCCGCCGCTGGCATCCGGCGCCCCTCGAACATCCTTACGGCCGAGGCATCAACTTCCAGATCGAAATAACGAACGTGACGGAACTCTACACCCGCCTGCGCGAGGCCGGCTGTGCGTTCGTCCTCGATCTGGAAGAGAAGCGGTATCGCGTCGGCGACCGCAGCGAAGGACAGCGGCAGTTCGTCGTCGTCGACCCGGACGGCTACCTCCTCCGCTTCTGCGAAGCCATCGGCTAG